Below is a genomic region from Rosa chinensis cultivar Old Blush chromosome 5, RchiOBHm-V2, whole genome shotgun sequence.
agccaagCGAACATTAGAGGCTCTAGGTCAAGGTTTAATCAAGCCTTCGCAATTGGTTAAGTCCCCTGCAcaatatcagaaggagatgaAGGCGCTAGCTGCTAAGTCTTTAGTGGCTCCCTGTAACTTTCAAAAGCAAGTAAGCTCAGCATCAGGGGCGTCTAAACCCAGCGTCATCTGTAGGACCACTAAAGAAAGGACACACCGGCCTGTTATGGAGGAAAGTTCTCCAAATAGGCATCCAAGCATCCGACGCAGGTTGTTTCGCGACAAGCCTGAAACCAAGTCCTCAGTTTTTGAAaggctggggggcaaggacaacgCCTCAGACACCTTGCAGTGGAGACCTAAAAAAGTTCAAAGCTTGGTGGTTGTTCTCCCAGAGGAAGTGCCAACGGCGAAACAAATTTCAGAATCACTGAACCAGATTCCCATGGTACAGGAGCACGAACAGACCAAGACGGTGATCCCCGCAGAGGAATCATTGGTTGCTTTCATGGCTAAACAGTTCAACGCTGAAATCCCAACAGATGAGCCCAAGCTCaatcttgatgatgacatggacgAAACAGAAATGGTGGATACCTCTTGCAATATGGTTTATGTGCTTCCTGCTAAATATGCCTTACCAGTCGCTGCGCAGGAATGCGTAGAGGCTGACACGATTGGAGAGCAGCAGTTGCAGATCACTTCAGCAACAACAACGCCAATGAAAGAAGCAGTGTTCCTTGAGACTAAAGATGCTAACAGCAAGGGTTTCTTTATGAGCTTCACAAGACCCACTCCTGCCATGGTGCAACACATGCGGCCTTTGTATATCATAGTGGAAATTAATGGGACTAAGGTCAGCAAGATAATGGTTGATACCGGCGCGGCTGTGAATGTCATTACTACAAGGACCATGCAGCTTTTGGGaatcaagaaggagaagatccagtctacCTCTCTCACATTGAAAAACTTTGCGGGCACAACAACCAAGACGTTAGGTTTACTGTTCCTAAAAATCAAAGTGGGTTCTTCGTTACCGATTGTTACGCGGCCTACAGTGCCATCCTGGGAAGAGATTGGATTCATCGAAGCTATTGTGTTCCGTCAACACTCCACCAAGAGCtgattatgtggaacagggtGACAGATAAGGCTGAGATAATTAAAGCAGACCCTCGCCCTTTCTCTGTTTCAGCAAATtacgtagatgccaggtactatttggagccaaTTACTCCATTGCAAGTCAGTAACATCGACAacaagggccgccccacaggggtgacggcttCTGAGTTAGCACAGTGGGGGCTCAAGCTTGCAAGAGAAGACCTAGCAAGGCCCGGCCATGCTGTGCCCCACGCAATGGGTAATtgatggattacgaccttccagaggaagggatagaggccttccattcCTTGTACGAGAGGCTATCATCAtacttggtggaaaaagaggcctatgatcgagtcGCGACCTTAGAAATTGTTAATGAAGAGTTCTCTGaccaagaggaggaggaagaagagattcagATTGCTCCAGCGGCATTGGATGACACACCTCCGAAGGTTAGGGACCCTACTGAGAAAGTCAATCTGGGAACAACTGATGAGCCTATAGAAGTGGCTATCAGCGCTTACTTAAAGCCtaacgagaaacagaggctcgtcGACTTATTGTTGGAATTCAAGGACTGCTTCGCGGAAAAATACGAAGACATGCCAGGCCTATCACTAGACTTAGTATGCCACCAACTACCAACGTTGCCTgataagaggcctgtgaagcaagagccgcgaagaatgaactcggaaacccaagttctggtcaaagaggaagtcgaaaagatgcacaagtcgggcattatcagggtagccaagtacaatcagtggctgtccaatatagtgcctgttcgcaagaagaatggcaagataagGGTCTGCGTggattacagagaccttaatttggccacacctaaagacgtctaccccatgccggttgCGGACATGTTGGTAGACGCAGTTGCAGGGCACGAACTATTGTCTTTCATGGACGGCACAGCGGGATATCACCAAATTCCGGTCGCGGAGGAAGATAGACACAAGACTGCATTCCGCTGCCCTGGGTTCACAGGAGTTTTTGAgtatgtggtcatgccttttggactaaagaatgccggagcaacatatcagagagccatgaacctgatcttccacgacatacttgggaagatcttagaggtttacattgatgacgtcGTCGTGAAGTCTAAGAAGAGTGGAGATCACTTCACGGATCTCAGAAAAGTTTTCGAGCGCATGCAgctacacaagctcaagatgaatcccgccAAGTGCATTTTTGGAGTTCAGGCAGGAGATTTcctgggattcattgtccatcaaagaggcattgaggtccctgaggataaAGCAAACGCAGTCATCAATGCATCTCCCCCACGAACGAAGAAAGAGTTACAGCGACTACTGGGTAGGATCAACTTTTTGCGACGATTCATTTCTAACTCTTCAGGCAAAATCCATCCGTTTTCCCCACTGTTGAAGTTGCAAGGACAgaatgagtttgtgtgggaacctaaacatcaagaggctttcgacaaaaTCAAGGCCTATCTGGCGAGCCCGCCAGTGCTTGTTCCTCCTAGAGCGGGATTTCCATTAAAGTTGTAtgtttcagcagctgaggcttccattggcagcctcctCGCTCAGGATGATGCAAATGGTGTTGAACATGccatcttttacctcagtaggacactcacagattgcgaaacaaggtacactccaatggaaaagctgtgtcttacattatacttctcagcatgcaagttgcggcattacatgttgtcctttactacttgcatcattgctcaaaccgatctagtcaaatatatgctgtcgcgacctatcttgagaggccgtattggcaagtgggtgctcGCATTATCAGAATTCTCGCTACAGTATGTGCCACAGAAAGCAGTAAAGGGGCAAGCCATAgcagactttctggcacatcaccctatgctGGATGTCCCCGCAGTTAGAGATTTAGAGGTCGCTGCCACAACTTTAGATCACCCAGATTTAGCGTGCTTGCCAGAGTACGCCGCGCTttatcaagccacagtctcaCTCCAGCcttgggtgttatattttgacggGTCAAGAACAGATACGCTAGCAGGAGCAGGGGTTGTCTTGGAAAACCCGGCCGGCGATCGATTTTCCTACTCTTTCCAGTTGGAGTTCCAGTGTACCAATAAccaagcagagtatgaggccctcattataGGCCTAGAAGTACTACTGGAAATGGGAATCAGGGATGTACAAATACTTGGCGACTCTCTCTTGGTTATCAATCAGTTGTGCAACGAGTTCAGATGCAATAGCTTCACGTTGGTTCCTTATTGGAACAGGGCATTAGACCTATTGGACCAGTTTGATAACATGCATCTTGAGCACATTCCTCGCGAGCGAAATTTTGCAGCGAACGAGTTGGCCCAGCTGGCAACAGGGGTAACATTGAGATATGGCGTGCGGGAGAGAATCCTTAAAGTCGAGCGTCGCACacttccttcatggatggcgaGAAGAGATCCTCCAGATGATACCTCAGTCGTGACCCTAGAACCCATTGACGTAGATTGGCGCATCCCTTTGATCGCTTATCTCAAGCAGCCAGATCCCACTGCCGACAGGAAGATTCATTTTCTTACACTAAATTACTTTCTTAGAGGTAACGAGTTGCGACGACGCGgcgaagatggcatagacttcagATGTGTTTATGGCTGCGAAGCGAAGCAACTCATGCGCGAAGTTCATTCCGGCATTTGTGGTGCTCACCAAGCAGGTCCAAAGATGCGATGGTTGCTCAGACGACATGGATATTTTTGGCCCAGTATCTTGAAAGATTGCATCGCATTCGCTAAAGGTTGTTTGGACTGCCAAGCTCATGGGCCGGTCCAGCATGTCCCTAATGTTCCAATGCAACCCATTATTAAGCCTTGGCTCGCAAGAGGATGGGCGCT
It encodes:
- the LOC112203363 gene encoding uncharacterized protein LOC112203363, with the translated sequence MDYDLPEEGIEAFHSLYERLSSYLVEKEAYDRVATLEIVNEEFSDQEEEEEEIQIAPAALDDTPPKVRDPTEKVNLGTTDEPIEVAISAYLKPNEKQRLVDLLLEFKDCFAEKYEDMPEVYIDDVVVKSKKSGDHFTDLRKVFERMQLHKLKMNPAKCIFGVQAGDFLGFIVHQRGIEVPEDKANAVINASPPRTKKELQRLLGRINFLRRFISNSSGKIHPFSPLLKLQGQNEFVWEPKHQEAFDKIKAYLASPPVLVPPRAGFPLKLYVSAAEASIGSLLAQDDANGVEHAIFYLKFSLQYVPQKAVKGQAIADFLAHHPMLDVPAVRDLEVAATTLDHPDLACLPEYAALYQATVSLQPWVLYFDGSRTDTLAGAGVVLENPAGDRFSYSFQLEFQCTNNQAEYEALIIGLEVLLEMGIRDVQILGDSLLVINQLCNEFRCNSFTLVPYWNRALDLLDQFDNMHLEHIPRERNFAANELAQLATGVTLRYGVRERILKVERRTLPSWMARRDPPDDTSVVTLEPIDVDWRIPLIAYLKQPDPTADRKIHFLTLNYFLRGNELRRRGEDGIDFRCVYGCEAKQLMREVHSGICGAHQAGPKMRWLLRRHGYFWPSILKDCIAFAKGCLDCQAHGPVQHHKFIIVATDFFTKWVEAEPLKEASGGALRQFLFRNIICRFGIPEVFVSDRGAAFMGGEVDKLAKEWGIQFVHSSPYYAQSNGQAEASNKIIITLLKKMLEANPRQWHETLYETLWAYRTSKRNPTATTPYALMFGHDAVLPLEVNVQSLRVQEQHHLIGEDYVQAMWQEHEDLSEKRLEALDSLVMEKQRVARAYDKRTRGRNYSEGELVWKAVLPLGEKLDGRGKWTPRWEGPYIIYKILGKGAFHLKDLDGDVHHNPINGRYLKKYFLNVWDSEES